The genomic window GCGATCGCTCCCCTGCAGTCGCTCCCATCTAGGTTCCATTGCTCCTGAATTAAAGGATTTCTCTTCAGAAGTGCTTGCAAGCCATCTGTGAGCTATTCCTTTTGCTGCCTACTTATCACGCGATAACCTAAGCGGGCGTTTTGTAGAGAGAACGGACGAAGCTTAACACTTGCTCCTGTCTTTCTTCAGGGAGGTTTTCCAGAAGACTTGCAAGGCGATCGCCTAAGGGAATCCAAGCTTTAGTGGCGCTTCTCCAAACCACCATAAATTGATCAGGCGTAAGTGCCCGTGTTTCGATCGTCTTACCTTCGGAGTTGGCAAACTCAACTTCGTAGGCGTGATGATTATCCGTGTTGCCGTATTCTTCGACAATTGTGCCTAATTCCCCCGCTTGAACATCAGAGTCGGGGAGGTTAACCAAAAGCTCAACGACATCAAAGAGTTTAGGTTTGGTCATCTCTGCCTCCGGATAAAAAGGGTTATCAACCGAGCGCGATCGGGTTCGCTGGGTTCCATCATCGCGCTTTAGAGCACTCAGATCTGCGACTTCTCCTCATCACTCCAACACGCCCTTTTTAAGGCGCTGG from Synechococcales cyanobacterium T60_A2020_003 includes these protein-coding regions:
- a CDS encoding DUF4926 domain-containing protein, with protein sequence MTKPKLFDVVELLVNLPDSDVQAGELGTIVEEYGNTDNHHAYEVEFANSEGKTIETRALTPDQFMVVWRSATKAWIPLGDRLASLLENLPEERQEQVLSFVRSLYKTPA